The Raphanus sativus cultivar WK10039 chromosome 2, ASM80110v3, whole genome shotgun sequence genome includes a region encoding these proteins:
- the LOC130507889 gene encoding pectinesterase inhibitor 2-like yields MTSSSNCFFFVSLVVLLLFFLGSTLTMASTKDIDSICNSVGNKNFCQQTLTAYPPAVSATNIAKLVKATLDLGMTEAKKRAGFVAGLEKEPTFKKYFKMCNESYTSIVLNFRSARLEIEDNDSETASYDIAVSYDDTNIVKDTIGKNTDKASKSLMEMTLVMEDFINIAFVAVDKI; encoded by the exons ATGACTTCTTCCTctaattgtttcttttttgtttcattgGTAGTCTTGTTACTATTTTTCTTGGGATCTACTTTGACCATGGCTTCAACAAAAGACATTGATTCCATATGCAACTCTGTCGGGAACAAAAACTTCTGCCAGCAAACGCTCACAGCGTATCCTCCCGCTGTCTCTGCAACTAACATA gCCAAACTTGTGAAAGCCACACTGGACCTTGGAATGACCGAGGCTAAAAAAAGGGCAGGTTTTGTTGCCGGATTGGAAAAAGAGCCTACATTTAAGAAATACTTTAAGATGTGCAATGAATCCTATACCTCAATAGTGCTGAATTTTAGAAGTGCTCGACTAGAAATCGAGGATAACGATTCAGAGACTGCAAGCTATGATATAGCTGTTAGTTATGACGATACAAATATTGTGAAGGATACAATCGGCAAGAACACTGACAAGGCCTCAAAGAGTCTCATGGAGATGACATTAGTTATGGAGGATTTCATTAATATAGCTTTTGTTGCCGTCGACAAAATATGA